The Rhizobium sp. WSM4643 genome window below encodes:
- a CDS encoding carbohydrate ABC transporter permease encodes MAYSVLSDGTTKAKATVAADRARRDPMRWVVLAILILLLAFTLFPFFLALLNAVKASAEYAVGGPLSIPRSIDLTAIEKFWTVSDFSRKLLNSVVISLAVSVLGVLISLFNAYAIGVGKVPGSRVILVVFLLGIMVPQESIIYPLYYMAKASGLYDTQLSVIIIFAVLQSAFGTYLLSTVLSTFPKEILEAAEMDGSTHWKTLWFVIVPVLRPTLMVLGTFFFIWTWNEFLIPLVMLVSNNNQTVSVAMGLTRGQNMSDPVLQASAAFLGIIPTVIFFLIFQRTLTRGIAAGAVK; translated from the coding sequence ATGGCTTACTCAGTTCTCAGCGATGGTACGACCAAGGCAAAGGCGACGGTGGCAGCCGATCGCGCGCGACGCGATCCCATGCGGTGGGTGGTGCTGGCCATCCTTATTCTACTCCTCGCCTTTACGCTGTTTCCCTTTTTCCTTGCTCTGCTCAACGCCGTCAAGGCGAGTGCCGAATACGCGGTCGGCGGACCGCTTTCGATTCCCCGGTCGATCGATCTCACGGCGATCGAGAAATTCTGGACCGTGTCTGATTTCAGCCGCAAGCTGCTCAACAGCGTGGTGATCAGTCTCGCCGTGTCGGTGTTAGGGGTACTGATAAGCCTGTTCAACGCCTATGCGATTGGGGTCGGCAAGGTGCCGGGTTCGCGCGTGATTTTGGTGGTCTTTCTTCTGGGCATTATGGTGCCGCAGGAATCGATCATCTACCCACTTTACTACATGGCGAAAGCGAGCGGTCTCTACGATACGCAGCTTTCCGTGATCATTATTTTCGCGGTCCTGCAAAGCGCGTTCGGGACTTACCTGCTCTCGACCGTGCTGAGTACCTTTCCCAAGGAAATCCTCGAAGCGGCCGAGATGGATGGTTCGACCCACTGGAAAACGCTGTGGTTCGTCATCGTCCCAGTACTGCGGCCAACACTCATGGTCCTCGGAACCTTCTTTTTCATCTGGACTTGGAACGAATTCTTGATCCCGCTCGTCATGCTGGTGTCCAACAACAACCAGACGGTCTCGGTCGCCATGGGCCTTACCCGCGGTCAGAATATGTCGGACCCGGTGCTGCAGGCCTCGGCGGCTTTCCTGGGTATAATACCGACCGTGATCTTCTTCTTGATCTTCCAGCGCACGTTAACGCGCGGCATCGCCGCCGGAGCAGTCAAATGA
- a CDS encoding carbohydrate ABC transporter permease, with protein MAISSQRSSDGSRSYSLYLIPGTIGFILIVLIPQLANLGLSFTAWKGVGTPRPVGLQNYHRLLTDDQFWGSMYHTLLFIVSMTVIPVCIGLVLAALLFDYVRDQFGEWVSSFFRAGFYLPQILPVTVAGVLWGWILNPVGVINITLKAIGLDNLAQNWIGDATYALAAVSLVIVWIQVGYCLVVFMAGLSRIDPSLYEAAELDGANWWSRLVTITIPLLAPEIFVVVLTTLIAALKVFAPIFVITAGGPDNATLVPSYLTYYHFFTTQRVGYAAAIAVVQTTLTIALAVIFLRFQSQQESKE; from the coding sequence ATGGCCATATCCAGCCAGCGATCGAGCGACGGTTCACGAAGCTATAGCCTCTATCTCATTCCGGGGACGATCGGCTTCATTCTGATCGTACTCATACCGCAGCTTGCGAATCTCGGGCTGAGCTTCACGGCATGGAAAGGCGTCGGCACGCCACGACCGGTCGGCCTGCAGAACTATCATCGCCTGCTGACGGATGATCAATTTTGGGGATCGATGTATCACACGCTGCTGTTCATCGTTTCGATGACCGTGATACCGGTGTGCATCGGCCTGGTCCTGGCCGCTCTGCTGTTCGACTATGTCAGGGACCAATTCGGTGAATGGGTCTCGAGCTTTTTCAGAGCCGGCTTTTACTTACCGCAGATTCTGCCCGTAACGGTCGCGGGCGTCCTCTGGGGTTGGATTCTCAATCCCGTCGGTGTCATCAACATCACGCTAAAGGCCATTGGCCTTGATAATCTCGCACAGAACTGGATCGGCGATGCGACATACGCGCTCGCTGCCGTCTCACTGGTCATTGTCTGGATACAGGTCGGTTACTGTCTGGTGGTTTTCATGGCCGGTCTTTCGCGCATCGACCCTTCGCTCTACGAGGCTGCCGAGCTCGATGGGGCAAACTGGTGGAGCCGGCTGGTGACGATCACCATTCCACTTCTGGCGCCGGAGATTTTCGTCGTTGTGCTGACCACGCTGATCGCAGCGCTTAAAGTCTTTGCGCCAATCTTTGTCATCACCGCCGGCGGCCCCGATAACGCCACCCTCGTGCCATCCTATCTGACTTACTACCACTTCTTCACAACACAGCGCGTCGGCTATGCCGCAGCCATCGCGGTCGTGCAAACGACTCTGACGATCGCTTTGGCTGTCATTTTCCTACGCTTCCAGAGCCAGCAGGAGTCGAAGGAGTAG
- a CDS encoding ABC transporter substrate-binding protein — protein MKRIARLALALGTAMLMTSVGHAEQKTFKIWWFEEPTTAQGIVWKKALEEFKTKHPDINVSFEQKTFQQLQASGGMILNSDQAPDVLEYNKGNATAGLVASQGLLTNLDDYVKKEGWDKILNEGDFVLSRYDEKGIYGSGPVWGVSVFGEYVSCFYNIDMFEKAGLKPPTTLEEWVADMEAFKQKGLTPLALGAIDTSGQHLLASLAYTKADDAWVQNYQGLKAPLDGAPYLYAAQTLLDWVKKGYINKDSTGMKDPDAALLFTSGKAPMYVSGTWNLGTFASTIKDFEWGQFVIPTPKYSVGSTGNLWVVPKGSKNPDLAAEWISLTLSPKYQAELGNAGGVPIAADLSVITNPIGKNAAAVFKQISDKNGLGFYPDWPVPGYYDVLNQKDTGLFQGSLTAEQFVEQIKQVYDDTQENQ, from the coding sequence ATGAAAAGAATTGCAAGACTTGCGCTGGCACTCGGCACGGCGATGCTGATGACATCGGTCGGCCATGCCGAACAGAAGACCTTCAAGATCTGGTGGTTCGAGGAGCCGACCACGGCCCAGGGCATTGTCTGGAAGAAAGCGCTCGAGGAGTTCAAGACGAAACATCCAGACATCAACGTCAGCTTCGAGCAGAAGACCTTTCAGCAGTTGCAGGCCTCAGGCGGCATGATCCTCAATTCCGATCAGGCCCCCGACGTGCTCGAGTACAACAAGGGCAATGCGACCGCTGGCTTGGTTGCAAGCCAGGGATTGCTCACCAACCTGGATGACTATGTGAAGAAGGAAGGCTGGGACAAGATCCTTAACGAAGGCGATTTTGTCCTTAGCCGTTATGACGAAAAGGGCATCTATGGTTCCGGCCCTGTTTGGGGCGTTTCGGTCTTCGGCGAATATGTCTCGTGCTTCTACAATATTGACATGTTCGAAAAGGCAGGCCTCAAGCCGCCGACGACGCTCGAAGAGTGGGTCGCTGACATGGAAGCCTTCAAGCAGAAGGGTCTCACGCCTCTCGCGCTCGGGGCGATCGACACCAGTGGCCAGCACTTGCTAGCCTCTCTAGCCTATACCAAGGCCGATGACGCCTGGGTCCAGAATTATCAGGGCTTGAAGGCTCCCCTCGACGGCGCGCCCTACCTCTATGCGGCGCAAACATTGCTCGACTGGGTCAAAAAGGGCTACATCAACAAGGACTCCACGGGCATGAAGGACCCGGACGCGGCTCTGCTCTTCACCTCCGGCAAGGCGCCGATGTACGTCTCGGGCACTTGGAATCTCGGCACCTTCGCCTCGACCATCAAGGACTTCGAGTGGGGTCAGTTCGTCATTCCGACGCCGAAATATTCGGTTGGCTCGACAGGCAATCTCTGGGTCGTTCCCAAGGGTAGCAAGAATCCCGATCTCGCCGCCGAGTGGATCAGCCTGACCTTGTCGCCGAAATACCAAGCTGAACTCGGCAATGCCGGCGGCGTGCCGATCGCCGCTGATCTTTCCGTCATCACCAACCCCATCGGTAAGAACGCCGCAGCGGTTTTCAAGCAGATCTCTGACAAAAACGGCCTCGGTTTCTATCCTGACTGGCCGGTTCCCGGCTACTACGACGTGCTCAACCAGAAGGACACCGGTCTCTTCCAGGGCAGTCTTACTGCGGAGCAGTTCGTCGAACAGATCAAGCAGGTTTACGACGACACGCAGGAAAATCAGTAG